The following are from one region of the Mycolicibacterium helvum genome:
- a CDS encoding shikimate kinase, with protein sequence MAAVGGARPAAVLVTGMSGVGKSTALDELARRGYTTVDTDDGPWIQSVDGEPLWREPMIEELLQRPRATALFVQGTVANQGRFYHRFDAVVLLTAPLDVVLDRLEQRTNNPFGKQPDERARILSDIATVEPLLRQSATHVIDTTRRLPEVVDLLVDIALASGMP encoded by the coding sequence ATGGCAGCTGTGGGTGGGGCGCGTCCGGCCGCGGTCCTGGTGACGGGCATGTCGGGCGTGGGTAAGTCAACGGCGTTGGACGAGCTTGCCCGTCGCGGCTACACCACAGTGGACACCGACGATGGTCCGTGGATCCAGAGCGTCGACGGCGAGCCATTATGGCGCGAGCCGATGATTGAGGAGCTACTGCAACGGCCCCGCGCGACAGCCCTATTCGTTCAAGGGACGGTCGCCAACCAGGGTCGGTTTTATCACCGGTTCGACGCGGTCGTACTTCTCACCGCGCCGCTCGATGTCGTGCTCGACCGTCTCGAGCAGCGCACCAATAACCCGTTCGGCAAGCAGCCGGACGAACGTGCGCGGATCCTGTCGGACATCGCCACCGTTGAGCCGTTGCTGCGGCAGAGCGCTACGCACGTGATTGACACCACCCGTCGGCTGCCTGAGGTTGTTGACCTTCTGGTCGACATCGCCCTGGCCAGTGGAATGCCATGA
- a CDS encoding cytochrome P450: MMVDTLPPGPRLPMAVQTAAWIARPWEFMKRSAARYGDTFTLKLAGEGAMVMVSHPDAVKDVFTLSPDVANAGEANRILLPVVGGSSVLLLDGDAHREQRRLLMPTFRGSHLQSYANTMTDIAEAEIARWPRGEPVRLHPRMQTLTLEVILRVVFGLDHGQRLDELRAALLRMLAPLSHALGQLMLLVVGPQQMRTKLAQRFLRDVDRLLYEEIGARRRVDNLDERTDVLSMLLRAEHADGHPMSDREIRDELITLLLAGHETTASGLAWAVERIVRYPDIQARLIEETRADSDRYVDAVVKESLRLRPVVALVGRRLQEPAVIGRVSLPAGAAVVPSIYLMHRRPEIYPDPEQFRPERFLDNHFSTHTWIPFGGGVRHCLGAVFAEREMRIVLKALFAHNQIQPDRSAPEPVHRRGVTHVPGRGTTVVLT, from the coding sequence ATGATGGTCGATACGCTGCCACCGGGCCCGCGACTCCCCATGGCCGTTCAAACCGCGGCGTGGATCGCGCGCCCCTGGGAGTTCATGAAGCGTTCTGCTGCCCGGTACGGCGACACGTTCACCTTAAAGCTCGCTGGCGAGGGAGCCATGGTGATGGTGTCGCATCCCGACGCCGTCAAGGATGTCTTCACCTTGTCTCCTGATGTCGCCAACGCTGGCGAGGCGAACCGCATCCTTCTGCCGGTCGTCGGCGGAAGCTCGGTCCTGTTGCTTGATGGTGATGCGCACAGGGAGCAGCGCCGCCTCCTCATGCCGACGTTCCGTGGCAGTCACTTGCAGAGCTACGCCAACACCATGACCGACATCGCTGAGGCTGAGATCGCTCGGTGGCCACGTGGTGAACCCGTGAGGCTGCATCCCCGGATGCAGACTTTGACACTGGAAGTCATTCTGCGCGTGGTGTTCGGACTCGATCACGGACAACGTTTGGACGAGCTACGGGCAGCGCTGCTACGCATGCTCGCACCGCTGTCACATGCCCTGGGCCAATTGATGCTGTTGGTGGTCGGCCCTCAACAAATGAGAACCAAGCTCGCCCAACGATTTCTACGCGACGTAGATCGACTTCTCTACGAAGAGATCGGCGCACGGCGGCGGGTGGACAACCTCGACGAGCGCACTGACGTGCTATCGATGCTGCTGCGAGCGGAGCACGCCGACGGCCATCCGATGAGCGACCGCGAGATCCGCGATGAACTGATCACGCTGCTGTTGGCCGGCCATGAGACGACGGCATCAGGGCTGGCCTGGGCGGTCGAGCGGATCGTCCGTTACCCCGACATCCAAGCGCGTTTGATCGAGGAGACGCGCGCCGATAGCGATCGATACGTTGACGCCGTGGTGAAGGAGTCACTTCGGCTGCGACCCGTGGTCGCCTTGGTAGGCAGACGGCTCCAAGAGCCTGCGGTGATCGGCAGAGTGTCATTGCCTGCCGGCGCGGCCGTCGTACCGTCGATCTACCTGATGCATCGGCGGCCCGAAATCTACCCCGACCCTGAACAATTCCGTCCCGAGCGATTTCTGGACAATCACTTCAGCACCCACACGTGGATTCCCTTCGGAGGAGGTGTGCGCCACTGCCTCGGTGCGGTTTTTGCCGAGCGTGAAATGCGAATCGTGCTCAAAGCATTGTTCGCGCATAACCAGATACAGCCCGACCGGTCCGCACCCGAGCCGGTACATCGCCGTGGTGTCACCCACGTTCCCGGTCGTGGCACCACCGTCGTCCTGACGTGA
- a CDS encoding nucleotidyltransferase domain-containing protein, translating to MNHHQDHAEVVRLYGPWRARTPREAASFLDGYPGRWWIAGGWAIDAFTGTSRAHGDLDIGIPRTEAEGFIEFVGATLDVWAAAGSLTPLPRHGASISDDCGNLWLRANGADPWEYDVLLEDVRGETWVYKRATHISRPINDCLWSHEGITYLRPEVQLLLKARHAQSKDDLDFERCLPKLDDASRCWLAQSMSEEEPGHPWGRRLTA from the coding sequence GTGAACCACCACCAAGATCATGCCGAGGTGGTGCGGCTGTACGGCCCATGGCGAGCCCGCACCCCTCGTGAGGCGGCCAGCTTCCTTGACGGTTATCCAGGTAGGTGGTGGATCGCTGGTGGTTGGGCGATTGATGCGTTCACCGGTACTTCGCGCGCCCATGGCGACCTCGACATTGGTATCCCGCGCACGGAGGCGGAGGGTTTCATCGAGTTCGTCGGAGCCACCTTGGATGTGTGGGCGGCGGCGGGAAGCCTGACACCGCTGCCTCGCCACGGCGCGAGCATTTCGGATGACTGCGGCAACCTTTGGTTGCGGGCCAACGGCGCCGACCCGTGGGAGTACGACGTGCTGCTCGAAGATGTTCGCGGTGAGACCTGGGTCTATAAACGCGCCACGCACATCTCGCGCCCGATCAATGATTGTTTGTGGTCCCACGAGGGCATCACGTACCTACGGCCCGAGGTTCAACTCCTGCTCAAAGCTAGGCACGCCCAGTCGAAGGACGATCTCGACTTCGAGCGGTGCCTCCCAAAGCTCGACGACGCCAGCCGCTGTTGGTTGGCTCAATCAATGAGCGAGGAAGAACCGGGCCACCCCTGGGGACGCAGACTGACGGCCTAG
- a CDS encoding DUF1905 domain-containing protein codes for MDWEFEAEVFQWRGPAPYFFVATPAHVDEFLHAHHGELTYGWGVIPAHVRIGTTEVTTSLIPKDGVYLVPLKIALRRPEGIDDGDLVRVQLQVSRHNSGEPSEGAGMSTFVIDAPVAVKLATDNAVIPPQHSLTAPTLLRSQVLSLVYESVRRGEIDERAGRQILDGIRGLRIRFLGDRSLEDNAWRLACKLNWPDVHQVEYIVLTQLQADALVTLNDELAAAARAFVKTASLADILLT; via the coding sequence GTGGACTGGGAATTTGAGGCCGAGGTGTTCCAGTGGCGTGGCCCCGCACCGTATTTCTTCGTCGCCACACCCGCGCACGTCGATGAGTTCCTGCACGCGCACCATGGCGAGCTCACCTACGGCTGGGGAGTCATCCCCGCGCACGTCCGTATCGGCACCACCGAGGTGACCACATCCCTGATCCCCAAAGACGGGGTGTATCTGGTCCCGCTGAAGATCGCCCTGCGCCGTCCCGAAGGGATAGATGACGGTGATCTCGTACGAGTACAGCTGCAGGTCAGCCGGCACAACAGCGGTGAACCATCCGAAGGCGCGGGGATGTCTACGTTTGTCATCGATGCACCGGTGGCCGTGAAACTTGCCACAGATAACGCTGTTATACCCCCGCAGCACAGCCTGACCGCACCCACCCTGCTGCGCTCGCAGGTCCTGAGCCTGGTGTACGAATCGGTGCGCCGCGGCGAGATCGACGAACGCGCCGGACGCCAGATTCTCGACGGTATCCGCGGCCTGCGGATCCGGTTCCTCGGCGACCGATCCCTGGAGGACAATGCTTGGCGGCTGGCCTGCAAGCTGAACTGGCCGGACGTACATCAAGTCGAGTACATCGTGCTGACCCAGCTGCAGGCCGACGCGCTGGTTACCTTGAACGACGAACTCGCCGCAGCGGCACGTGCATTCGTCAAGACGGCGTCCCTCGCCGACATCCTGCTGACGTAA